A window of the Isosphaera pallida ATCC 43644 genome harbors these coding sequences:
- a CDS encoding choice-of-anchor D domain-containing protein translates to MFRRRHRVFSILSSGIKDRPSQLAHSAAHRFHPRVNNTPWFETLEDRVVPSVVFTVTNTSDSGPGSLRQAILNANASNQPALIDFRIPTSDPGFVDVDSNLPGGDAEPDAFVIRPTTALPALSNPNHRVAIDGRAQTLFTCDTHALGPEIILDGSLAGATPGLRLVGAQHQVVGVAIQNFNGPGIVIDGADQTVIGHSILGGAPGRGNAQDGVRLVGDADGNAIGGPIPWDVVKTNEHVDLTLNLAADGWLPRVADRDADTFTYGQRTLLFVPSQARTNRPAGTTWDFIGVGSGQTYWRLPQQQNPNLLYLGLGTQETSPSLVARYIPNDPRVPSNLAFRWMTLNLVDVRGPGHFSLWQNDDAGPIVWMASADGITTNDRAFITAGGHLHYNWGFTAPGYYEIDFRASAWIDVNGNGSVDPGVDIFSESCIITFAFGVETQAPPNSTNTLSHNAGAGVAITGTTALSNTIRFNSIHSNGGLGIDLGGNGVTPNDPGDNDTGPNGLQNFPTLNAVTTGSTTTIVGSLSSRPNTSYLIDFYANTVLDPTGFGEGTRWLGSSQVVTNAQGIASINVTLNTPTLANELVTATATGPDGTSEFSASVVPPAPNVELRFNGGVLNNGAAVTFGTTSLGTPVDRLFTIVNTGDANLVLNPSISLPNGFSILAGFGQTTLAPGASTSFTVRLNATTVGTFSGPMSFTSNDPDDSPFTVTLTGTVAPPPTPDVELRIAGVPIASGTGSVNFGTTTLGVPLSRVFTVINTGNANLVLNPSISLPNGFSILAGFGQTTLAPGASTSFTVRLNATTVGTFSGPMSFTSNDPDESPYVVTLTGVVNPTPTPDAELRLGTTVIPSGTGTVTFGPTTIGTPVDRLLTIVNTGNANLILNPTITVPSGFTLISGFGALILTPGASTSFTVRLNAQSAGTFSGPMSFTSNDPDESPYVVTLTGVVNSTPTQTPDIEVRLGTTVIANGSGPVSFGTTLVGSMVERTFTVFNRGNGPLQLGSPISLPTGYVLVSPFGQTTVAPGGSTHFTVGLAAQTAGIFSGAISFPTNDPDANPFGFLVTGTVDASAAAPRIDLRDGDQTLASGVGLSDFGGTILGDPLTRTYVVTNVGNANLILNPVITVPNGFVVASGFSRTLLNPGASASFTLRLTATTAGLFGGSVSFTSNDPNNNPFTFQVAGIVAESNLTRVVDDADAGAGFASSSGFTVVSGSGHQGGHRLATAGTGSRFATWMFENLSPGRYQIAVTWTPGSNRATNAPFTVEQGNASLATVTINQRLAPNDFQDAGSSWKVLGRFDLGSGSAIVRLTNAANGVVVADAVRLVPVGLQLADNDDSSFQTTGFTRYAGSGFHGSLHAAPSGNGQAEAVWTFSGLTPGTYRLAATWTAQINRATNAPFTIRSGSNLIASIAVNQRLAPNDFQYAGVGWRNLGGPFVLTGTSLTVRLTNAANGWVIADALRLERISN, encoded by the coding sequence ATGTTTCGCCGCCGCCATCGCGTATTCTCCATCTTGTCAAGCGGTATCAAAGACCGTCCCTCGCAATTGGCCCATTCAGCGGCCCATCGTTTCCACCCGCGCGTGAACAACACGCCCTGGTTTGAGACCCTGGAGGATCGCGTGGTGCCGTCGGTGGTTTTCACTGTGACCAACACGAGCGATTCCGGCCCTGGCTCGCTTCGCCAGGCAATCCTCAACGCCAACGCTTCCAATCAACCTGCGCTCATCGACTTTCGTATTCCTACGAGTGACCCAGGCTTCGTCGATGTGGACTCCAACCTTCCCGGCGGCGATGCCGAGCCCGACGCCTTCGTGATCCGGCCCACGACTGCGTTACCGGCTCTCTCCAACCCGAATCATCGCGTTGCCATCGACGGCCGCGCCCAGACCCTCTTCACCTGCGACACCCACGCCCTCGGCCCGGAAATCATCCTCGATGGTTCACTCGCCGGCGCGACTCCCGGTCTTCGTCTGGTCGGCGCGCAACATCAGGTAGTTGGCGTGGCCATTCAGAATTTCAATGGCCCAGGGATTGTGATAGATGGGGCCGATCAAACCGTCATTGGTCACTCCATTCTCGGAGGCGCTCCGGGACGGGGCAACGCCCAAGATGGGGTTCGTCTGGTCGGCGACGCCGACGGCAACGCGATCGGTGGCCCGATTCCTTGGGACGTGGTGAAAACCAACGAGCATGTTGACCTCACCTTGAACCTGGCCGCCGACGGCTGGCTTCCTCGTGTGGCCGATCGCGACGCTGACACCTTCACCTACGGCCAGCGAACCTTGCTCTTTGTGCCTTCCCAGGCTCGAACTAATCGTCCGGCGGGAACCACGTGGGACTTCATTGGCGTCGGTTCCGGACAAACCTATTGGCGTCTTCCCCAACAGCAAAATCCCAACCTGCTCTACCTTGGCCTCGGCACCCAGGAAACCAGTCCCTCCCTAGTGGCCCGTTACATTCCCAACGACCCCCGTGTGCCGTCCAACCTCGCCTTTCGCTGGATGACGCTCAATCTGGTGGATGTCCGCGGACCTGGTCACTTCTCGCTCTGGCAAAACGACGACGCCGGCCCGATCGTCTGGATGGCCAGTGCTGACGGCATCACTACGAACGACCGCGCGTTCATCACCGCCGGTGGACACCTGCACTACAATTGGGGTTTCACTGCGCCGGGATACTATGAGATTGATTTCCGTGCTTCCGCCTGGATCGACGTCAACGGCAATGGCAGCGTCGATCCCGGTGTGGACATTTTCTCGGAAAGCTGCATCATCACCTTTGCGTTTGGCGTCGAGACTCAAGCGCCGCCCAACTCGACCAACACCCTCAGCCACAACGCTGGGGCTGGGGTGGCGATCACCGGGACGACCGCTCTGAGCAACACGATCCGCTTCAACTCGATTCACTCCAACGGCGGCCTGGGGATCGATCTGGGCGGCAACGGCGTGACCCCCAACGACCCCGGCGACAACGACACCGGCCCCAACGGCTTGCAGAACTTTCCCACCCTCAACGCCGTGACCACCGGCTCCACGACCACGATTGTCGGTTCGCTCTCAAGTCGCCCTAACACCTCCTATCTGATTGACTTCTACGCCAACACCGTCCTTGATCCGACCGGCTTTGGCGAGGGAACCCGCTGGTTGGGAAGCTCTCAAGTCGTCACCAACGCCCAGGGAATCGCTTCGATCAATGTGACGCTCAACACCCCCACCTTGGCGAACGAACTCGTGACAGCCACCGCCACCGGGCCGGATGGCACCTCTGAGTTCTCCGCCTCGGTCGTTCCGCCCGCGCCTAACGTCGAGCTGCGGTTCAACGGCGGCGTTTTGAATAATGGTGCCGCGGTGACCTTCGGCACAACTTCTTTAGGAACGCCGGTCGATCGCCTCTTCACCATCGTCAACACCGGCGACGCCAACCTGGTCCTCAATCCCTCGATCAGTTTGCCCAACGGCTTCAGCATTCTCGCCGGGTTTGGCCAAACGACGTTGGCTCCCGGCGCGTCCACCAGTTTCACCGTGCGTCTGAACGCCACGACGGTCGGCACGTTCAGCGGCCCCATGTCGTTCACCAGCAACGACCCGGACGACAGCCCGTTCACCGTCACCTTGACCGGGACCGTCGCGCCGCCTCCTACGCCCGATGTCGAGTTGCGAATCGCAGGCGTGCCGATTGCTTCGGGAACCGGGAGCGTCAACTTCGGTACGACCACCCTGGGCGTTCCACTTAGCCGTGTCTTCACTGTGATCAACACCGGCAACGCCAACCTGGTCCTCAATCCCTCGATCAGTTTGCCCAACGGCTTCAGCATTCTCGCCGGGTTTGGCCAAACGACGTTGGCTCCCGGCGCGTCCACCAGTTTCACCGTGCGTCTGAACGCCACGACGGTCGGCACGTTCAGCGGCCCCATGTCGTTCACCAGCAACGACCCGGACGAATCGCCCTATGTCGTCACGTTGACCGGCGTGGTCAACCCAACCCCCACGCCCGACGCCGAACTGCGGTTGGGAACCACCGTGATTCCTTCAGGAACCGGCACGGTCACCTTTGGCCCCACCACCATTGGAACGCCGGTCGATCGCCTCTTGACCATCGTCAACACGGGCAACGCCAACCTCATCCTCAACCCCACGATCACGGTTCCCAGCGGGTTCACTCTGATTTCGGGCTTCGGCGCATTGATTCTCACACCTGGAGCCAGTACCAGCTTCACCGTCCGCTTGAACGCGCAAAGCGCCGGCACGTTCAGCGGCCCCATGTCGTTCACCAGCAACGACCCGGACGAATCACCCTACGTCGTCACGTTGACCGGCGTGGTCAACTCAACCCCCACACAGACGCCCGACATCGAGGTTCGTCTGGGAACGACGGTGATCGCCAATGGTTCAGGGCCTGTCTCCTTCGGAACAACATTAGTGGGCTCAATGGTTGAACGAACGTTCACAGTTTTCAACCGTGGCAACGGTCCGCTCCAACTGGGTTCGCCTATCTCGTTGCCGACTGGATACGTCCTAGTGTCTCCCTTCGGACAAACGACTGTCGCTCCCGGCGGTTCGACTCACTTCACGGTGGGACTCGCGGCCCAAACCGCCGGGATTTTCAGCGGTGCCATTTCGTTCCCGACCAACGACCCTGACGCCAACCCGTTCGGCTTCCTGGTGACCGGCACGGTTGACGCCTCCGCCGCAGCGCCCAGGATTGACCTGCGCGACGGCGACCAGACCCTGGCCTCGGGCGTTGGTCTAAGCGACTTCGGGGGCACGATTCTAGGCGATCCCCTGACGCGGACTTATGTGGTGACCAACGTCGGAAACGCCAACTTGATTCTCAACCCCGTGATCACCGTTCCTAACGGGTTCGTGGTCGCCTCCGGCTTCAGCCGCACCCTGTTGAACCCTGGCGCGTCAGCCAGCTTTACCCTGCGTTTGACCGCGACCACCGCCGGTTTGTTCGGTGGTTCCGTCTCATTCACAAGTAACGATCCCAACAATAACCCCTTCACCTTCCAGGTCGCTGGAATCGTGGCTGAATCGAACCTGACGCGGGTGGTTGACGACGCTGACGCCGGCGCGGGCTTCGCTTCGTCGAGCGGGTTCACCGTGGTCAGCGGCTCGGGCCACCAGGGCGGGCATCGCCTCGCCACCGCGGGAACCGGCTCGAGGTTCGCTACCTGGATGTTTGAAAATCTGAGCCCGGGACGTTATCAGATCGCCGTGACCTGGACCCCTGGCTCCAACCGCGCGACCAACGCGCCGTTTACGGTGGAGCAAGGGAACGCCAGTCTGGCCACCGTGACAATCAACCAACGGCTCGCGCCCAACGATTTTCAGGACGCCGGGTCGTCCTGGAAGGTGTTGGGCCGCTTCGACCTGGGAAGCGGTTCGGCGATCGTCCGCTTGACCAACGCCGCCAACGGCGTGGTCGTAGCCGACGCGGTGCGTCTGGTGCCGGTCGGCCTGCAACTGGCCGATAACGACGATTCCAGCTTCCAGACCACCGGGTTCACCCGTTACGCCGGTTCGGGCTTTCATGGGTCGCTCCACGCTGCTCCCTCTGGCAACGGTCAGGCTGAGGCAGTCTGGACCTTCTCCGGTTTGACCCCGGGAACCTATCGCCTGGCCGCCACCTGGACCGCTCAGATCAACCGTGCCACCAATGCCCCGTTTACCATCCGAAGCGGCTCCAACCTGATCGCCTCGATCGCGGTCAACCAACGGCTCGCGCCCAACGATTTTCAGTACGCCGGAGTCGGCTGGCGCAACCTGGGAGGACCATTCGTCCTGACCGGGACCAGTTTGACCGTCCGACTCACCAACGCCGCCAACGGCTGGGTGATCGCTGACGCCTTGAGGTTGGAACGGATCTCCAACTGA
- a CDS encoding choice-of-anchor M domain-containing protein, protein MIRLGLSGVRRSIRTRRFWTPMVFSLETRTLLTTGRVLPIASGANPIGQAVIQFDQPVTGFDLGDLSLTRDGGPNLLTGRETLITDDEITWTLDGLESLTERPGNYILTISPRGVGATLHSAGHADLDMRLNRGVWTLGAILEDHDHDDHHDHDHHDHDHERILPSDQVVFFAGPIARTPRPSDVAFDFIGVEAGATYWRLPQTDNPNLPFLGISTEGMTAEAVGSYVETDPRVKPVSITLVSDDGETGFTATSGWLTQIGQGFNGSLLAIEAGDGSQTVEWVFNVTPGLQRIALTWVADFTAAPNARFQIFDGSIPLGVEFVDQTRSPASINDRGAMWHELTGPFNVTSGVLRVVLSNDAQAGSIVLADAVRVESVPEASAFPWVSFQVVQVNGPGEFSIWTSSDDGPILWVSTLDGLDETDRFLLLSGTHRHVNWGFSQPGLYEVIVTASARDPLTGQTIVSAPFTYLFGVESESGFGVFDLTGAPITQAVPARFTITDPTPAPAPIVAIDPIPSGRNAPQQATIRFDRPVRGLSLADLSLTRDGGPNLLTGSENLTSTDGGRTWTLSGLAPLTTIPGAYALSVVQTGLGRRVLDQVHLDFEVEQEDGELELKIHDDTNDVVFKPDAALIFVGPMALTTRPADAAFDFIGVQPGATYWRLPQNANPNLVFPGFSTEDLPTGAVGSYVETDSRVISTAQPWVTFQVVGVDGPGQFSIWASGDEGPLVWVSTANGLNEDDKVIVPSGTHVHYNLGFTAPGVYRVIFQASFLDAEGRRVVSEPTAFVFGVETTTGFPVVDIQTSVPLAAGATTEFTIISTPPPPPPSTTVLERVVALFGNRRADIFNGVQNPQGVSTLPWTATRGLELTFDRPLVNPEAATVSLVDPLGRSVTLNTISFDAAFQTMTMTTPIWRLDGLYTLTITHSALVGGSAVFQTNLLRGDVNGDGVVNQRDRQVLQRAIRRPPLAMNPLMRTRADLNGQGGVNRRDLATLNALLANRNRPRPVAARWDLSPTSRFVPAFQRRG, encoded by the coding sequence ATGATCCGACTTGGACTCTCCGGCGTTCGTCGCTCGATTCGGACGCGACGTTTCTGGACGCCGATGGTGTTCTCTCTGGAAACCCGCACCCTGTTGACCACGGGTCGGGTGTTGCCGATCGCTTCGGGAGCGAACCCGATCGGTCAGGCGGTCATTCAATTCGATCAGCCAGTGACCGGCTTCGATCTCGGCGACCTGAGCTTAACCCGCGATGGCGGTCCCAATTTGCTCACGGGTCGAGAGACCCTGATCACAGACGACGAGATCACGTGGACCCTTGACGGTTTGGAGAGCCTCACCGAGCGGCCTGGCAATTACATTCTGACAATCTCGCCCCGAGGCGTGGGCGCGACGTTGCACTCCGCGGGACATGCCGACCTCGATATGAGGCTCAACCGAGGCGTTTGGACCCTTGGAGCGATTTTGGAAGATCATGATCACGATGATCATCATGACCATGACCATCATGACCATGATCATGAAAGGATTCTTCCTTCGGACCAGGTCGTGTTTTTCGCGGGACCAATTGCGCGAACCCCACGTCCGTCTGATGTGGCGTTCGACTTCATCGGTGTGGAAGCGGGCGCGACCTACTGGCGTCTACCCCAAACCGACAACCCCAATTTACCGTTCTTGGGGATTTCCACCGAGGGAATGACGGCCGAGGCGGTTGGTTCGTATGTTGAAACCGATCCTCGCGTTAAACCTGTCAGCATCACGTTGGTGAGTGACGACGGCGAAACTGGATTCACCGCCACAAGTGGTTGGTTGACTCAGATCGGTCAAGGTTTTAATGGGTCGTTACTGGCCATCGAGGCGGGTGACGGTAGCCAGACCGTCGAATGGGTCTTCAACGTCACGCCGGGACTCCAGAGAATCGCCCTGACCTGGGTGGCCGACTTCACCGCCGCCCCCAACGCGCGTTTCCAAATCTTCGACGGCTCGATTCCCTTGGGGGTGGAGTTCGTCGATCAAACCAGGTCGCCCGCCTCCATTAACGATCGGGGCGCGATGTGGCATGAGTTGACGGGACCATTCAACGTCACCAGCGGCGTCTTGCGGGTCGTGTTGAGCAACGACGCCCAAGCCGGCTCGATCGTGCTGGCTGATGCGGTGCGGGTCGAGAGTGTTCCGGAAGCGTCCGCCTTCCCGTGGGTCTCGTTTCAGGTCGTCCAGGTCAACGGCCCTGGCGAATTCTCAATCTGGACCTCGAGCGACGACGGACCAATCCTCTGGGTCTCCACCCTGGACGGTCTGGACGAGACCGACCGTTTCTTGCTGTTGTCTGGAACCCATCGCCATGTGAACTGGGGCTTTTCCCAACCCGGTCTCTATGAAGTGATTGTGACCGCTTCAGCGCGCGATCCGCTCACGGGGCAAACGATCGTCAGCGCGCCATTCACATACCTGTTCGGCGTGGAGTCCGAAAGCGGCTTCGGCGTCTTCGACCTAACCGGCGCGCCGATCACCCAGGCGGTACCGGCTCGCTTTACGATCACCGATCCAACCCCCGCGCCGGCTCCGATCGTGGCGATCGACCCGATCCCCTCGGGAAGGAACGCCCCTCAACAGGCGACAATCCGATTCGACCGCCCAGTACGCGGTCTGAGCCTCGCCGACCTGAGCTTAACCCGCGACGGCGGCCCCAACCTGCTGACCGGCTCGGAAAATCTGACCAGCACCGACGGCGGCCGAACCTGGACCTTGAGTGGCCTGGCTCCGCTGACCACCATCCCGGGCGCGTATGCTCTGTCGGTGGTCCAGACCGGACTAGGACGCAGGGTGCTGGATCAGGTCCATCTGGATTTCGAGGTCGAACAGGAGGACGGCGAACTCGAACTCAAGATCCACGACGACACCAACGACGTCGTCTTCAAACCCGACGCCGCCTTGATCTTCGTTGGCCCGATGGCGCTGACCACTCGTCCCGCAGATGCGGCGTTCGACTTCATCGGGGTCCAGCCCGGCGCGACCTACTGGCGTCTGCCTCAAAACGCCAATCCCAACCTGGTCTTCCCCGGCTTTTCGACCGAGGATTTGCCTACGGGAGCGGTCGGTTCGTATGTCGAAACTGACTCCCGGGTGATTTCAACCGCCCAACCATGGGTCACCTTCCAAGTGGTTGGGGTGGACGGTCCCGGCCAGTTCTCAATCTGGGCTTCAGGCGACGAGGGGCCACTGGTTTGGGTCTCAACCGCCAACGGCCTGAACGAAGACGACAAGGTGATCGTGCCCTCTGGAACGCACGTTCATTACAACCTAGGATTCACGGCGCCGGGGGTTTACCGGGTGATCTTCCAGGCGAGTTTCCTGGACGCCGAGGGGCGGCGGGTGGTCTCGGAACCCACCGCGTTTGTCTTTGGGGTCGAGACCACTACGGGATTCCCAGTAGTGGATATTCAGACCAGCGTACCTTTGGCGGCAGGTGCGACCACTGAATTCACCATCATTTCCACCCCGCCTCCTCCACCTCCGTCCACTACGGTCCTGGAGAGAGTCGTCGCGCTCTTCGGCAATCGTCGCGCCGATATCTTCAATGGGGTTCAAAATCCCCAAGGTGTCTCGACCCTGCCGTGGACCGCGACGCGCGGCTTGGAACTGACGTTTGACCGACCGCTGGTCAATCCTGAAGCCGCGACCGTCTCGTTGGTCGATCCTCTGGGAAGATCGGTGACGTTGAACACCATCTCGTTCGACGCCGCTTTCCAGACCATGACCATGACCACGCCAATCTGGCGGCTGGATGGCCTCTACACGCTAACCATCACCCATAGTGCCCTCGTGGGCGGCTCGGCGGTCTTCCAGACCAACCTGCTGCGCGGCGATGTCAATGGCGACGGCGTGGTAAACCAGCGGGATCGTCAGGTTCTCCAACGCGCCATTCGCCGTCCCCCGCTCGCAATGAATCCCCTGATGCGAACGCGGGCCGATCTGAACGGACAAGGTGGGGTCAACCGCCGCGATCTGGCAACGCTCAACGCGCTGCTTGCCAACCGGAACCGCCCGCGACCCGTTGCCGCGAGATGGGACCTTTCACCGACTTCGCGCTTCGTCCCGGCGTTTCAACGGCGCGGTTGA
- a CDS encoding type II toxin-antitoxin system Phd/YefM family antitoxin translates to MSRRSTESPVRIIGSRELHQKLKHVLDELKSDEVRYVLTVHGKPRAVLVGANAYLEMIQHSPRPSEALVGLQLSVLLGGDPPDIALQRLGDPPSEGQSESESSTAPTPKPDNHRKTNSDHVAKPRRRR, encoded by the coding sequence ATGAGTCGTCGCTCGACGGAGTCCCCGGTGCGAATTATCGGGAGCCGTGAACTTCACCAGAAGCTCAAACACGTTCTAGACGAATTGAAAAGCGATGAGGTGCGTTACGTCCTCACCGTTCACGGCAAACCACGCGCCGTATTGGTGGGGGCCAACGCCTACTTGGAGATGATCCAACACAGCCCTCGGCCTAGCGAGGCGTTGGTCGGTCTTCAACTCAGCGTTCTCCTGGGAGGCGATCCACCCGACATCGCCCTGCAACGTCTTGGCGACCCACCGAGCGAGGGTCAAAGCGAATCCGAATCCTCCACGGCCCCTACCCCCAAGCCAGACAACCACCGCAAAACCAACTCCGACCATGTTGCCAAACCCCGACGGCGGCGCTAA
- a CDS encoding DUF1559 domain-containing protein, with protein MIVASSRAPGWSGRLRAFTLIELLVVVGLIAGLTALLLPAVQSAREAARRIQCGHHLKQIGLGLHSYHDAQGCFPPGRLPTHDPRFSGTNPPCTSAMLDQSYLVRLLPFLEQTALANAVNSRVTIHGFENRTIHRVVVPIFACPSDPASGRPRPMDRTHLIPLGLASAGEPLEMVFTSYAGCFGSFRVEALPTPSQGCRVPATIRAQANGVIGDHAPVRMADVTDGLSSTLMVMERSTTLLQRLDRVDPVLWTRYGWFTTGNWGDTVCTTFLPPNMIDRVGLAAGVEHVQAGSSQHPGGLHGLMGDGSVRFLKTTIQTWTFDPLTGWPIGARRDAEGAWINLPNAGIWQALGSRNGAEVIDADPL; from the coding sequence ATGATTGTCGCCTCGTCTCGCGCCCCCGGTTGGTCTGGACGACTGAGGGCGTTCACGCTCATCGAACTCTTGGTCGTCGTGGGGTTGATCGCCGGGCTGACGGCCCTCTTGCTTCCGGCGGTTCAATCGGCGCGCGAGGCGGCGCGTCGAATCCAGTGCGGTCATCATCTCAAACAGATCGGTTTGGGGCTGCATTCCTATCATGACGCCCAGGGTTGCTTTCCGCCGGGCCGGTTGCCGACTCACGACCCGCGGTTCTCTGGAACCAACCCGCCTTGCACCTCGGCGATGTTGGATCAAAGCTATCTGGTTCGGCTGCTGCCGTTCCTGGAGCAGACCGCGCTCGCCAACGCGGTGAATTCGCGGGTCACCATTCACGGGTTCGAGAACCGGACGATTCATCGGGTGGTGGTGCCCATCTTCGCCTGCCCGAGCGATCCGGCCTCCGGTCGTCCCCGGCCGATGGATCGAACCCATCTGATTCCCTTGGGGTTGGCGTCGGCGGGCGAGCCTCTTGAGATGGTGTTCACCAGCTACGCCGGCTGTTTCGGCTCGTTCAGGGTGGAGGCGCTGCCCACCCCCTCGCAAGGTTGCCGGGTTCCCGCAACGATCCGCGCGCAGGCCAACGGCGTGATCGGCGATCACGCTCCCGTTCGGATGGCCGATGTCACCGACGGGTTGAGTTCCACGTTGATGGTCATGGAGCGATCCACCACGTTGCTTCAACGGCTCGATCGAGTCGATCCGGTGCTGTGGACCCGCTATGGCTGGTTCACCACCGGGAACTGGGGCGACACGGTCTGCACCACGTTTCTTCCTCCCAACATGATCGACCGCGTGGGTCTGGCCGCGGGGGTGGAACACGTCCAGGCCGGCTCGAGCCAACATCCCGGCGGGCTTCACGGGTTGATGGGCGACGGTTCGGTGCGCTTCCTCAAAACCACGATTCAAACCTGGACGTTCGACCCGCTGACCGGCTGGCCGATCGGAGCGCGGCGCGATGCCGAAGGCGCGTGGATCAACCTGCCCAACGCCGGAATCTGGCAAGCCCTGGGAAGCCGCAACGGCGCGGAGGTGATTGACGCCGACCCACTTTGA
- a CDS encoding DUF1573 domain-containing protein: MKSQTRLLFWIRSLLLGGAVGVVLILASATWLTSRYGSLERWRLSCNGIVVVPDQSVKSFGQAPIRHAFSMPLVVSNLSDVPIDLMGYRTTCSCAMVDGLPTSIPPWGEVQLTLKIKTPGIDGPFQQDLEFYTNVMNQRSFRLTVVGEVQPN, encoded by the coding sequence GTGAAGAGCCAGACTCGACTTCTGTTCTGGATACGATCGCTGCTCCTGGGTGGCGCGGTCGGGGTCGTCCTGATCCTCGCCTCGGCGACCTGGTTGACCTCGCGATACGGCTCCCTGGAGCGATGGCGGCTGAGTTGCAACGGAATCGTCGTGGTCCCCGATCAGTCCGTCAAATCGTTTGGACAGGCCCCCATCCGCCACGCCTTTTCCATGCCCCTCGTGGTCTCCAACCTCTCGGACGTTCCAATTGATCTCATGGGATACCGCACGACATGTTCCTGCGCGATGGTGGATGGGCTTCCCACCTCGATTCCACCCTGGGGCGAGGTTCAACTCACACTCAAGATTAAGACACCCGGCATCGATGGTCCATTCCAGCAAGACCTGGAGTTTTACACCAACGTGATGAATCAGAGGTCCTTTCGCCTCACCGTGGTGGGCGAGGTGCAACCCAATTGA
- the surE gene encoding 5'/3'-nucleotidase SurE: MSSNVNLGRDGTARLIALTNDDGIDAPGLAALERAVRRLEGVRVVVVAPGDHCSGCGHRVTQGPLRVEERGPDRYAVFGTPVDCTRVAFHHLRLRPDWVLSGINAGGNLGVDVFHSGTVSACREAAIHGVPSIALSHYIARDRRINWDHAAEWTARLLERLLERIPEPGSFWNLNLPHLDHHEVERVLKNWGQDGVTPWVECFLDPSPHDVAYHRHHDGSLVDQGDYQRRPRRPGGDIEACFSGKVSLTKLRVGETHA, from the coding sequence ATGAGTTCGAATGTGAATTTGGGTCGGGATGGAACCGCGCGGTTGATCGCGCTGACCAACGACGACGGCATCGACGCGCCTGGGCTGGCGGCTTTAGAACGGGCGGTGAGGCGCTTAGAGGGGGTGCGGGTGGTAGTCGTCGCGCCGGGGGATCACTGTTCGGGATGCGGCCACCGGGTCACTCAGGGACCTCTGCGGGTCGAGGAACGCGGACCGGATCGCTACGCGGTCTTCGGTACCCCGGTCGATTGCACGCGGGTGGCGTTCCACCACCTGCGGTTGCGTCCCGATTGGGTGCTGTCGGGCATCAACGCCGGGGGCAACCTCGGGGTGGACGTGTTCCACTCCGGCACGGTGTCGGCCTGCCGGGAGGCGGCGATCCACGGCGTGCCCTCGATCGCGCTTTCGCACTATATTGCGCGGGATCGCCGTATCAACTGGGACCATGCCGCGGAATGGACGGCGCGTCTGCTCGAACGACTTCTCGAACGGATTCCCGAACCCGGCTCGTTCTGGAATTTGAACTTACCCCATCTCGACCACCACGAGGTTGAGCGCGTTCTCAAAAATTGGGGACAAGACGGGGTCACTCCCTGGGTCGAATGCTTTCTGGACCCCTCGCCCCACGACGTCGCCTATCATCGTCACCACGACGGCAGCCTGGTGGATCAGGGCGACTACCAGCGTCGGCCTCGGCGTCCCGGCGGCGATATCGAAGCCTGTTTTTCCGGCAAGGTCTCGTTGACCAAACTGCGGGTGGGCGAGACCCACGCCTAA
- a CDS encoding FKBP-type peptidyl-prolyl cis-trans isomerase — MVLITGSGCEPPTSPMRVLPPGVAFKRPLPEGTPDPIALGETGVTAAGFEQTIPYPDEPLPASPLREVSTPSGLKIAVYKEGTGAEAKPGSRLLVHYTGRLESGAEFDSSRNRNTPLGFELGAGQMIKGFDEGLMGAKLGERRVLVIPPELGYGDRAQGPIPPNSTLIFDVFVVEVK, encoded by the coding sequence TTGGTTCTGATCACGGGGAGCGGATGCGAACCCCCCACCTCGCCGATGCGGGTGCTGCCGCCCGGCGTGGCCTTCAAGCGCCCCCTGCCCGAAGGCACGCCCGACCCGATCGCCCTGGGCGAAACCGGAGTGACCGCCGCGGGCTTCGAGCAAACCATCCCCTACCCCGACGAGCCCCTGCCTGCTTCGCCGCTGCGTGAAGTCAGCACGCCTTCGGGTCTCAAAATCGCGGTGTACAAAGAAGGGACCGGCGCGGAGGCCAAACCCGGTAGCCGTCTGCTGGTCCATTACACTGGACGCTTGGAGAGTGGAGCCGAGTTCGACTCCTCACGCAACCGCAATACCCCGCTGGGGTTCGAATTGGGCGCTGGTCAGATGATCAAAGGCTTCGACGAGGGATTGATGGGTGCCAAGCTGGGCGAGCGCCGCGTGCTGGTGATTCCGCCGGAACTGGGCTACGGCGACCGGGCCCAGGGACCCATCCCACCCAATTCGACTTTGATTTTCGACGTGTTCGTGGTCGAAGTGAAATGA